A genomic window from Mustela erminea isolate mMusErm1 chromosome 16, mMusErm1.Pri, whole genome shotgun sequence includes:
- the MAPK15 gene encoding mitogen-activated protein kinase 15 isoform X13 — translation MRAPCPAPGTPPGWTCGVWAASWERCCGEGPCSQARPHCTSWSSSWRPSRRHPRRTSWLLAQATVPRSCPAYGPDTPPEALDLLRGLLVFAPDKRLSAAQALQHPYVQRFHCPAREWTLDSAVRLPVLEGVQLSAPEYRSRVYQMILERRANSRVPREKGVGGTPPGAEPGAPPPQAHLLRASAAPPPAPGSSTRNPGRRPQSGPTQRPAPDVACGAKSLPRQNSAPLLQPPPPRGEAQWQGDGALLRQAGRRPGGHPGPSPERLEPGPRAARQRCATGELPGRASFPPPSPGSGPSPPSGPAPHAAPAPRAGPSRASRGRPARAPARPEDVQRLGLAGGPGRRKGCARGLLSSVRYRLPLGTGPPAAAPGSPRLSRPTGLQTGSSAQPVPLTQFPAPLPARFTPQSPTLSNPLLPAHLFAWPHPRDPGGLSRPPRGGWVRFPPIANHTLQ, via the exons ATGCGTGCACCCTGTCCTGCCCCAGGTACACCCCCGGGGTGGACATGTGGAGTCTGGGCTGCATCCTGGGAGAGATGCTGCGGGGAAGGCCCCTGTTCCCAGGCACGTCCACACTGCACCAGCTGGAGCTCATCCTGGAGACCATCCCGCCGCCATCCAAGGAGG ACCTCCTGGCTCTTGGCTCAAGCTACAGTGCCTCGATCCTGCCCTGCCTACGGGCCTG ACACACCCCCGGAGGCCTTGGATCTCCTCAGGGGCCTCCTGGTATTTGCCCCGGACAAGCGGCTCAGCGCAGCCCAGGCACTGCAGCACCCCTACGTGCAGAG GTTCCACTGCCCGGCCCGTGAGTGGACCCTGGATTCGGCTGTGCGGCTCCCAGTGCTCGAAGGAGTTCAGCTCTCAGCCCCCGAGTATCGCAGCCGCGTCTATCAG ATGATCCTGGAGCGCAGGGCCAACAGCCGGGTCCCCAGAGAGAAGGGCGTGGGGGGCACACCCCCGGGCGCAGAGCCCggcgcccccccgccccaggcgcACCTGCTCAGAGCCAGCGCCGCCCCTCCGCCCGCCCCGGGCTCTTCCACGCGGAACCCCGGACGCAGACCTCAGAGCGGCCCGACTCAGCGGCCCGCGCCGG ACGTTGCCTGCGGAGCCAAGAGCCTTCCGCGGCAGAACTCGGCCCCCCTGCTCCAGCCTCCGCCCCCACGAG GTGAAGCCCAGTGGCAAGGGGACGGCGCCCTCCTTCGCCAGGCAGGCCGCCGCCCAGGTGGCCATCCAGGCCCTAGTCCGGAGCGACTGGAACCCGGGCCGAGAGCTGCGCGCCAGCGGTGCGCGACGGGTGAGCTCCCGGGCCGCGCGTCCTTCCCGCCCCCTTCGCCCGGGTCGggaccctcccctccctctggtcCCGCCCCTCACGCCGCCCCTGCACCGCGTGCAGGTCCCTCGCGGGCTTCCCGCGGACGGCCGGCCCGAGCCCCGGCCCGGCCGGAGGATGTTCAGCGCCTCGGCCTCGCAGGGGGTCCAGGGCGCCGCAAGGGCTGCGCTCGGGGGCTACTCTCAAGCGTACGGTACCGTCTGCCGCTCGGCACTGGGCCGCCTGCCGCTGCTCCCGGGTCCCCGCGCCTAAGCCGCCCCACCGGCCTTCAGACCGGCTCTTCTGCTCAGCCCGTGCCCCTTACCCagttccctgcccctctcccagcccgATTTACCCCCCAGTCCCCCACGCTCTCCAACCCCCTTTTACCGGCTCACCTTTTTGCCTGGCCACATCCTCGAGATCCAGGGGGCTTGTCCAGGCCTCCCCGCGGCGGGTGGGTGAGGTTCCCACCCATCGCCAATCACACCCTCCAATAA
- the MAPK15 gene encoding mitogen-activated protein kinase 15 isoform X12, whose translation MWSLGCILGEMLRGRPLFPGTSTLHQLELILETIPPPSKEGPPGPTPCSVHPPADLLALGSSYSASILPCLRAWPRQPLDTLLPPDTPPEALDLLRGLLVFAPDKRLSAAQALQHPYVQRFHCPAREWTLDSAVRLPVLEGVQLSAPEYRSRVYQMILERRANSRVPREKGVGGTPPGAEPGAPPPQAHLLRASAAPPPAPGSSTRNPGRRPQSGPTQRPAPDVACGAKSLPRQNSAPLLQPPPPRGEAQWQGDGALLRQAGRRPGGHPGPSPERLEPGPRAARQRCATGELPGRASFPPPSPGSGPSPPSGPAPHAAPAPRAGPSRASRGRPARAPARPEDVQRLGLAGGPGRRKGCARGLLSSVRYRLPLGTGPPAAAPGSPRLSRPTGLQTGSSAQPVPLTQFPAPLPARFTPQSPTLSNPLLPAHLFAWPHPRDPGGLSRPPRGGWVRFPPIANHTLQ comes from the exons ATGTGGAGTCTGGGCTGCATCCTGGGAGAGATGCTGCGGGGAAGGCCCCTGTTCCCAGGCACGTCCACACTGCACCAGCTGGAGCTCATCCTGGAGACCATCCCGCCGCCATCCAAGGAGG GCCCTCCCGGTCCCACCCCATGTTCCGTCCACCCACCTGCAGACCTCCTGGCTCTTGGCTCAAGCTACAGTGCCTCGATCCTGCCCTGCCTACGGGCCTG GCCACGGCAGCCGCTGGACACCCTCCTGCCGCCAGACACACCCCCGGAGGCCTTGGATCTCCTCAGGGGCCTCCTGGTATTTGCCCCGGACAAGCGGCTCAGCGCAGCCCAGGCACTGCAGCACCCCTACGTGCAGAG GTTCCACTGCCCGGCCCGTGAGTGGACCCTGGATTCGGCTGTGCGGCTCCCAGTGCTCGAAGGAGTTCAGCTCTCAGCCCCCGAGTATCGCAGCCGCGTCTATCAG ATGATCCTGGAGCGCAGGGCCAACAGCCGGGTCCCCAGAGAGAAGGGCGTGGGGGGCACACCCCCGGGCGCAGAGCCCggcgcccccccgccccaggcgcACCTGCTCAGAGCCAGCGCCGCCCCTCCGCCCGCCCCGGGCTCTTCCACGCGGAACCCCGGACGCAGACCTCAGAGCGGCCCGACTCAGCGGCCCGCGCCGG ACGTTGCCTGCGGAGCCAAGAGCCTTCCGCGGCAGAACTCGGCCCCCCTGCTCCAGCCTCCGCCCCCACGAG GTGAAGCCCAGTGGCAAGGGGACGGCGCCCTCCTTCGCCAGGCAGGCCGCCGCCCAGGTGGCCATCCAGGCCCTAGTCCGGAGCGACTGGAACCCGGGCCGAGAGCTGCGCGCCAGCGGTGCGCGACGGGTGAGCTCCCGGGCCGCGCGTCCTTCCCGCCCCCTTCGCCCGGGTCGggaccctcccctccctctggtcCCGCCCCTCACGCCGCCCCTGCACCGCGTGCAGGTCCCTCGCGGGCTTCCCGCGGACGGCCGGCCCGAGCCCCGGCCCGGCCGGAGGATGTTCAGCGCCTCGGCCTCGCAGGGGGTCCAGGGCGCCGCAAGGGCTGCGCTCGGGGGCTACTCTCAAGCGTACGGTACCGTCTGCCGCTCGGCACTGGGCCGCCTGCCGCTGCTCCCGGGTCCCCGCGCCTAAGCCGCCCCACCGGCCTTCAGACCGGCTCTTCTGCTCAGCCCGTGCCCCTTACCCagttccctgcccctctcccagcccgATTTACCCCCCAGTCCCCCACGCTCTCCAACCCCCTTTTACCGGCTCACCTTTTTGCCTGGCCACATCCTCGAGATCCAGGGGGCTTGTCCAGGCCTCCCCGCGGCGGGTGGGTGAGGTTCCCACCCATCGCCAATCACACCCTCCAATAA
- the MAPK15 gene encoding mitogen-activated protein kinase 15 isoform X11 — MRAPCPAPGTPPGWTCGVWAASWERCCGEGPCSQARPHCTSWSSSWRPSRRHPRRALPVPPHVPSTHLQTSWLLAQATVPRSCPAYGPDTPPEALDLLRGLLVFAPDKRLSAAQALQHPYVQRFHCPAREWTLDSAVRLPVLEGVQLSAPEYRSRVYQMILERRANSRVPREKGVGGTPPGAEPGAPPPQAHLLRASAAPPPAPGSSTRNPGRRPQSGPTQRPAPDVACGAKSLPRQNSAPLLQPPPPRGEAQWQGDGALLRQAGRRPGGHPGPSPERLEPGPRAARQRCATGELPGRASFPPPSPGSGPSPPSGPAPHAAPAPRAGPSRASRGRPARAPARPEDVQRLGLAGGPGRRKGCARGLLSSVRYRLPLGTGPPAAAPGSPRLSRPTGLQTGSSAQPVPLTQFPAPLPARFTPQSPTLSNPLLPAHLFAWPHPRDPGGLSRPPRGGWVRFPPIANHTLQ, encoded by the exons ATGCGTGCACCCTGTCCTGCCCCAGGTACACCCCCGGGGTGGACATGTGGAGTCTGGGCTGCATCCTGGGAGAGATGCTGCGGGGAAGGCCCCTGTTCCCAGGCACGTCCACACTGCACCAGCTGGAGCTCATCCTGGAGACCATCCCGCCGCCATCCAAGGAGG GCCCTCCCGGTCCCACCCCATGTTCCGTCCACCCACCTGCAGACCTCCTGGCTCTTGGCTCAAGCTACAGTGCCTCGATCCTGCCCTGCCTACGGGCCTG ACACACCCCCGGAGGCCTTGGATCTCCTCAGGGGCCTCCTGGTATTTGCCCCGGACAAGCGGCTCAGCGCAGCCCAGGCACTGCAGCACCCCTACGTGCAGAG GTTCCACTGCCCGGCCCGTGAGTGGACCCTGGATTCGGCTGTGCGGCTCCCAGTGCTCGAAGGAGTTCAGCTCTCAGCCCCCGAGTATCGCAGCCGCGTCTATCAG ATGATCCTGGAGCGCAGGGCCAACAGCCGGGTCCCCAGAGAGAAGGGCGTGGGGGGCACACCCCCGGGCGCAGAGCCCggcgcccccccgccccaggcgcACCTGCTCAGAGCCAGCGCCGCCCCTCCGCCCGCCCCGGGCTCTTCCACGCGGAACCCCGGACGCAGACCTCAGAGCGGCCCGACTCAGCGGCCCGCGCCGG ACGTTGCCTGCGGAGCCAAGAGCCTTCCGCGGCAGAACTCGGCCCCCCTGCTCCAGCCTCCGCCCCCACGAG GTGAAGCCCAGTGGCAAGGGGACGGCGCCCTCCTTCGCCAGGCAGGCCGCCGCCCAGGTGGCCATCCAGGCCCTAGTCCGGAGCGACTGGAACCCGGGCCGAGAGCTGCGCGCCAGCGGTGCGCGACGGGTGAGCTCCCGGGCCGCGCGTCCTTCCCGCCCCCTTCGCCCGGGTCGggaccctcccctccctctggtcCCGCCCCTCACGCCGCCCCTGCACCGCGTGCAGGTCCCTCGCGGGCTTCCCGCGGACGGCCGGCCCGAGCCCCGGCCCGGCCGGAGGATGTTCAGCGCCTCGGCCTCGCAGGGGGTCCAGGGCGCCGCAAGGGCTGCGCTCGGGGGCTACTCTCAAGCGTACGGTACCGTCTGCCGCTCGGCACTGGGCCGCCTGCCGCTGCTCCCGGGTCCCCGCGCCTAAGCCGCCCCACCGGCCTTCAGACCGGCTCTTCTGCTCAGCCCGTGCCCCTTACCCagttccctgcccctctcccagcccgATTTACCCCCCAGTCCCCCACGCTCTCCAACCCCCTTTTACCGGCTCACCTTTTTGCCTGGCCACATCCTCGAGATCCAGGGGGCTTGTCCAGGCCTCCCCGCGGCGGGTGGGTGAGGTTCCCACCCATCGCCAATCACACCCTCCAATAA